In one window of Geotrypetes seraphini chromosome 3, aGeoSer1.1, whole genome shotgun sequence DNA:
- the LOC117357185 gene encoding uncharacterized protein LOC117357185: protein MDQQQLIAFLTAERQKQSEDLQAVLKATQDLWEHSQEQARQQHNELVMAMGEQTKLLAQLLQCSFPNTASGPVQRLVTERTTSLQAPEENKEQARGDRNTGSQGRTQETGWSKPREVSRERLRCFCCGKEGHTQRFCKKKRDFVYARGLADKHPREYRVKVQVENKEVSALVDTGAEQSVISGQLWKQLGGSPGPGVEKVPITCIHGKSHEYPLTQLNLQYKGKKSLLPVAVLESTPYPLILGRDWLVQAQIGRVSGGERQGGYVLGTQVEGSIVEAPARTRRARVQKTKQWKPTIRWAPLSDQARAPTRAYLRAAGYDLYAAHDQVIPARGRALVKTDIQVSPPPGAYLRVAPRSGLALKHSVDVAAGVIDPDFRGNLAVVLVNQGDTEYSVQPGDPIAQMVCERIWHARLEQRVRLPDTERGEQGFGSTGVKTPEIGIPSDLSLHLKKEIETAKLAFLDAEILKLRDELTAARKDWEAKGKSQAETKDQAWADQLDRNRQQARDESTAQFQRESEKLTNLIEQVNSQLKVVQEQVKESQTQQQAIQNSVREIKNTCGELTTRTGTTEGWVARQRLQEEQIEEHAQHFEKVLDTFKGMDQDLEEVRQQMENMQKEELGGITQVIAALAQRVDGLEGAKSQVDGALGEPCKPPLLRWPEDFEDPDPPTLEPAKKFNKPRRRY, encoded by the coding sequence ATGGACCAGCAACAGCTGATCGCGTTCCTGACCGCCGAGAGGCAAAAACAAAGCGAAGACCTACAGGCTGTACTCAAGGCGACCCAGGACTTATGGGAGCACAGCCAGGAACAAGCCAGGCAGCAGCACAATGAACTTGTGATGGCTATGGGTGAGCAGACCAAGCTATTAGCTCAGCTGCTACAGTGCTCATTCCCAAATACAGCCAGTGGACCAGTCCAGAGACTGGTAACAGAAAGGACTACTTCCTTACAGGCCCCTGAAGAAAATAAGGAACAGGCCCGGGGGGATAGGAATACGGGATCCCAAGGTCGGACCCAGGAAACGGGGTGGTCCAAGCCCAGGGAGGTCTCCCGGGAGAGGCTACGGTGTTTCTGCTGTGGGAAAGAGGGGCATACACAAAGATTCTGtaaaaagaaaagagattttgtGTACGCCCGGGGACTAGCGGACAAGCACCCTAGGGAATACCGGGTAAAAGTCCAAGTAGAGAACAAAGAAGTATCGGCACTGGTGGATACAGGAGCCGAGCAATCGGTGATCTCAGGGCAATTGTGGAAACAGTTAGGGGGAAGCCCAGGCCCAGGAGTGGAGAAGGTACCCATAACATGTATCCATGGGAAGTCCCATGAATACCCTCTTACCCAGTTGAACCTTCAGTATAAGGGAAAAAAATCCCTCTTGCCTGTGGCCGTATTAGAGTCGACACCTTACCCATTAATTTTGGGTCGGGATTGGCTGGTACAGGCACAGATAGGAAGGGTCAGCGGTGGGGAGAGACAGGGAGGTTATGTGTTGGGCACTCAGGTAGAAGGAAGTATAGTTGAGGCTCCAGCAAGGACACGCAGAGCCCGTGTGCAGAAAACGAAGCAGTGGAAGCCTACGATTAGGTGGGCCCCACTGTCGGACCAGGCCAGGGCTCCCACACGGGCATACCTTAGAGCTGCGGGTTATGACCTGTATGCTGCTCATGACCAAGTTATCCCGGCTAGGGGAAGGGCCCTGGTAAAAACCGACATTCAAGTGTCGCCCCCGCCAGGTGCTTACCTTAGGGTGGCGCCAAGATCAGGGTTAGCATTAAAACACTCCGTAGATGTGGCTGCGGGAGTAATCGACCCTGACTTTAGAGGAAACTTGGCAGTGGTATTGGTTAATCAGGGGGATACCGAATACAGTGTCCAACCCGGGGATCCCATCGCTCAGATGGTGTGCGAGCGAATTTGGCACGCCAGGTTGGAGCAACGGGTAAGGCTCCCGGATACAGAAAGGGGAGAACAGGGATTTGGGTCCACAGGGGTGAAGACACCAGAAATAGGAATACCCTCGGACTTAAGTCTCCACCTGAAGAAAGAGATTGAGACCGCTAAGCTAGCCTTCCTGGATGCTGAGATACTTAAATTAAGGGATGAGTTGACAGCAGCCAGAAAGGATTGGGAGGCCAAAGGGAAATCTCAAGCAGAAACCAAGGATCAAGCTTGGGCGGATCAGTTAGACAGGAATAGGCAGCAGGCTAGGGACGAAAGCACTGCCCAATTCCAGAGAGAATCTGAGAAGCTGACTAACCTCATAGAGCAGGTGAATTCCCAGCTTAAGGTGGTCCAAGAGCAAGTTAAGGAAAGTCAGACTCAGCAACAAGCAATACAAAATAGTGTCAGGGAAATCAAAAATACTTGCGGTGAGCTAACCACCAGAACTGGCACGACAGAAGGTTGGGTGGCAAGGCAGAGATTGCAAGAAGAACAAATAGAGGAACACGCTCAACACTTTGAAAAGGTTCTAGATACATTTAAAGGTATGGACCAGGACCTTGAGGAAGTGAGACAGCAAATGGAGAACATGCAGAAAGAAGAGTTGGGTGGTATAACCCAGGTGATAGCTGCATTGGCTCAGAGGGTGGATGGTTTGGAAGGGGCCAAGAGTCAGGTTGATGGGGCTTTAGGAGAACCATGCAAGCCACCTCTGTTGAGATGGCCCGAGGACTTTGAGGACCCCGATCCGCCAACTTTAGAGCCAGCTAAGAAATTTAACAAACCAAGGAGACGCTACTAA